AAAACATAGTTCTTTATTAGAGATGTCCTTGATTGGTAAGAATAAATCCATTTATTTTGACAAAAAAAAGAGCCAACAAGTTGTTGACTCTTTGATTTAAAAAGTAGAAGCTAAATCTTTTGATCGTGCTATAGCATTTTCTTTTATTTCTTGTGCTTTATCAGGCATTGCTGCATGTCCTTCAACGAATACACCTTCAAAGGAAGGCACTCCGAAGAATTGCATGATGATTTTTAGATACCGGTGACCCATTTCCATTTCAGCAGCTGGCCCTTCTGAATAAATACCACCACGAGCTTGAATATGCAAGGCTTTCTTATCAGTTAAAAGACCAACTGGGCCTTGATCGGTGTATTTAAATGATTTACCTGCAACAGCTACAGAATCTATATATGCTTTCATTACTGGCGGGAATGAAAAATTCCATAAAGGTGTTACAAATATATATTTATCGGCAGCTATAAATTGCTCACATAACTCTGAGAGTCGACTAACTTTTGCTTTCTCATCCGCCGAAAGTTCTTCAAAGCCCTTTCCAGATTGAAGTTTCCCCCAACCACTGAAAACATCTACATCAATTTCAGGAATATTTTCTTTATAAAGGTCAATATTCACTATTTCATGGCTAGGATTTACTTCTTTGTAAGTGTCAATAAATGCTTTTCCAACAGCCATACTGTAAGATTGTTTATCATCATGAGGATGAGCTGTGATGTACAATACCTTAGTCATTTTGTATCTTTCCTTTCTTTTTACATATTTGAACATTCTAGTTTGTCTTGGAAATTCAACATTTATACATTTACTCTAACTAAAATAACTTTAATTGATATGTATAAAATTATTCGTTACCCGCCCATAAAACGCAGATTTAAGGAAGGTATAAATCTTCTTTCAAGTTTTGAGAAAGAATGCGAATTTGGGATATGATATAACAAGACAAACCGGTTATTTTTAGGAGGCTTTAGAAAATGACGAATTCAATAAAATTTGACCTGCACACTCACCATGAACGATGTGGACATGCTATCGGCACAATTGAGGATTATGTAAAACAAGCCATTGAATACGGCTTGCAATATATTGGGATTTCTGATCATTCTCCATATTTCTATAGTGAGGACGACCATCTCTACCCAACTATCGCAATGGCAAAAAGTGAACTTGTCCCTTATATTGAGGAAGTTCTTCGCTTAAAAGAAACATATGAAGGTAAAATTCACGTGTTATTAGGAATGGAAAGTGATTTCTTCCCTGATCACATTGAAGTCTACCGTCATCAATTTCTTTTACACCCTTTTGACTACATAATTGGATCTGTTCATTATGTTCAAGACATTAGCATTTTTAAAAAAGGGCGTTGGAATGGTTTAACTTCTAAAGAACAGTCAAAATTAAAGAATGAATACTATGAATTAATACAGAAATCTGCAAAAAGCGGAGTGTTTCAAATCTTAGGCCATATTGATGCAATGAAAGGGTTTTATCCTGCCTTTTCATCCATTGAAACAGACAGTATTGAAAAAACGTTAAAAATCATTAGTCAAGAAGATATCGCCATTGAGATTAATACCTCTGGTAAAACAAAAGAGTGTGGTGGGTGGTATCCAGCAGATGACATTTTAGAAAGAGCTCTTTTCTATAATGTGAAGGTAACATTTGGATCAGATTCGCATACACCTGAACGTATTGGCGATGAATTTGAACAAGTAAAAAAAAGACTAAAGGAAATCGGCTTTTCTGAGTGGGCTTACTTTGTTAACAAGCAAAGGATTCTCACTCCACTTTAACCTTCCAGTCAATAGGGTTAGAACTTGTCCAATCGCTTGAGTATCCATTAACAATGTGTATCGTAGGGATGGTTTTTTCAACCCTTTTGCTGCTAAGAAGGGCGATGCAAAAAAAATTCGTGTCCAGGTATCGGTTATGATCCTGCTTCGAATCTCATTAAACCCCTCATCTGATCAAAGAATCGGTACCAATCTTTTTTATGAACATAAAATAATCATTAAGCATTCTGTAAAAAAAATTTTAGCACGGTTGCTTACAAGTTCTTACCCGTTCATTTCAACTAATCCCAGTCATCATCTTATTTTTTAGCATAAAATCAAAATATTTAGGGAAATTAATAACTTACCATTCGTTAATCTTATAAAAAGGAGTTGATTTGGGTATGATTGATAACCCATTGCATAAAGAGAATGACGAAAACTCTGTAGAGTCAGTTGAAGGTAAGGATGTTTTTAACTCTTCAATAGGGAGATCCGAAGCCCCTCCAATAACACCGTCAAAAGATCCTGAATTCGATCTTTTTGGCACAGTATTAAACGGGTATCCGTTTTAATTAAACTTCCTTTTTCAATTTACCTTCAGAACCTTGTGAATGGTATTAGAGCATTAGATTTCAAACCTACATTATAATTTCCTATATAATAAAGAAGAGCACATATTAGTCACGTATAATATGTGCTTTACTTTTTTAAAATTCAAGCGCCCTTTTCTGGATTTATGCTAGTGTACCTAATAATAATAATTCATTTGCCTCTTCGGTTAGTCTATCTCACCTGGTTCTTCACCTGGAATTAACACTTCTCCAATTTTATCGATTGAGTCAACTATCGGCACTTTTTAAACTGCCTACATAAGAAAAAAGGTTGCAACAGCAACCTCCCTTTGAAGTAAGCCCTCTCTTTCATGAAATAGCTGAAGCTGGTCTGTTTTTTAATTCCCCGGGGTCGCCTCGTTTCCTGGCTGCTGTACTTGAACCTTGTCCCCTATTTCAATGGACAACAAATCCTCACCTACTAAAACAGTTCCTCCATATGTTTTTTTAGTTCTTTCAAGCAAATTAGCTTTTTCCTCTGTTAATCCACCCAATAATACTATATGTGAGTACACAGCAAGTTTTGGTTGTATTTGGCTAAAGACTTTACCTGCTTCCTCCGGTGTAGTGTGAAGATCAAGTATATTGGCGATTGTTTCTGATTCATTATCAGGTTTTGCAGCTGCAACTTCATGAATAACTACGTCGGCACCTTTAGCAATTGTAATTAGGTTTTCATTATAGCGGGTGTCACCTGAGATAACTACTGAATGTCCTTTGTAATTAATCCGATAACCGAAAGCGGGCTCAATTGATTTATGGTCTACCTTGAAGGCCATCACTTCAATTCCTTTTCTTTTATAGACGATCCCCTCCTTGATATCATTTGCGGCGATACTTGCTCCTTCTACATTTCCATTTCCAGAATCATCTCTTGCATCCAAATCGGCTTTAAATGCTTTATTCATATGTAACATCATTTTCTCGGTTCCCTTAGGTCCCCAAATGTTAAATGCTTGGTCTCTTTTCCCTCCTGTTGGTAAAGAACCTGTAAGCCATACGTCTGGTATGCCGATTGTATGATCCGAATGTAAATGAGTAAGAAATAACTTGTCAACACTGCCAGGTAACAGATTCGCTTTATATAATTGTAAAGCAGTACCACGTCCAGCATCAAAGAGAAGTTTTTCATCACCAACTTCTACAAGTGTAGATGGGCCGGAGCGGGTTGTACTTAAAAGAGGAGAACCTGTTCCTAATAGCGTTACTTTAAAGTCGGTTTGCTGTTCAGCTGTTTGGCCAAATGAAGGAAGAAATAATGATAATGATAGAACTATTGAAGCTCCCAACAAAAAAACAAAAGAAATATTCTTTATTCTTTTCTTCATATCAAAAACCTCCTTATTTTTTCTTTACTCATGGAAGAACAATTTAATTGTTTTTAATATAAAACATAGTTTTATAAATACTTCCACAAACTGAATGTTACAATATTTATAATATTCGGTCAATAACTCCCAAAGTAAAATCCTGTATACTAATTCAACCTTCCATCAAGACAACAGGACCCAAGCTGAAATAATCGTACAGAATATTGGATTTCTTATTGGAACAATTGTTCATACTAAAGAAAAGTATCTGTTAAAGAAGGAGTTTATATGCCAAACAAAAAAAAACATAATCCAGCTCAACATAAAAGTCAGGTTAGTAAATTACATTACAACGGAATGGAAGTGGATACTGATGTCAATGAAGATCCCATTCGCGAAAAATTATTAGATGACTCAGTTGATTCTTATCTAAAATTGAAAGAAGGACAGGAATATTAAGGAGAAACTCTGGTCGCTAATATCTTGTTTAAGAAATGTTGTTATTCTAATTCAATCGGGCCCCTATTAAGCTTTTGAGGGGGCCATTTTGTATTTTCATCAACGTACATTTCCTTAACAGTAAGACTCTGAATTATGATGTCTTAATGCACTAACGTTTCATTAATTGAAAATGACGATATAATGTTAGTGGAATGATTGTATTCGCAAAAGGAGGTTCGTTTCTTGAATATTTTAATTTTGGGTGGAACTGGACGAGTTGGGGGGCAATTAGTTACTTATAGTCTCCAAGACAGACATCATGTTACAGTTTTGGTTCGCACTCCAGAGAAGATTGGAATGAACGATGACAATTTAACCATTATTCAAGGTAATGCTTTAAATAAAGATGATATCAGACGTGCCATGCATGGGATTGATGTAGTTTTTAGTGCACTGAATACTGATGGGACAACCACTTTATCAGCAAGTATGCCACTAATTATTGATGCAATGGAAAACGAAGGTATCCAACGAATTATTACCATTGGAACAGCAGGTATCCTGCAAAGTAGAACAACCCCAAATACTTTGCGTTATCAGTCACGTGAATCTAAGCAGAAGTCAACCCGCGCAGCGAAAGAACATCATCAAGTTTACGAAATGCTGAAACAATCAACACTTCAATGGACTATTGTCTGCCCTACATATTTGCCGGATGGAGAAAGTGTTGGTACATATCGTGTGGAAGGTGACTTTTTACCGGAGAATGGGGTTGAAATATCCGTGCCGGATACAGCGGAATTTGCATTTAGCCAAATAAAAAGTAGTGATTATTTAAAATCACGAGTAGGTATTGCCTACTAATAATTCCAATTATTGATACTCCCCTTTGAAAAAATATTTGTTTAATCTTAGATGAAGTAAAGAAACCATCTCGTCCTTTTAAAGCCGGTACAATTATTGTAAATGCACACAGTCAGCTGAACCATTGCCAAGAATATTTTCCGGTTTCATTAGGGCGAAGATTTCGCCCGTACCTTGTTCATGAACCTTCCATTCCATTGTGCTATATTTCCCCTCCAAAAATAGCCACATTCTGCCTGTCAGGAGCAAACTCTAGCCCGTTCCATTTAAATACAGTCTGTACAAATCCTAGTGAGTCAGCATTGTACCTCCCTGCGATCTTCTGATACGCTTCGAGCTCATATATGCCATCCCTATTGTAATCAACCGGATATAAACCAGATAAAGGATTGACCCATCCATCTATCGGCGCCTTCAATACACCAACCTTGTTATAAATTTCAGATAAATATTCCTCACCCTTATAAGTAAGGTCAAGAATGTACCTTTCTT
This sequence is a window from Brevibacillus sp. JNUCC-41. Protein-coding genes within it:
- a CDS encoding FMN-dependent NADH-azoreductase codes for the protein MTKVLYITAHPHDDKQSYSMAVGKAFIDTYKEVNPSHEIVNIDLYKENIPEIDVDVFSGWGKLQSGKGFEELSADEKAKVSRLSELCEQFIAADKYIFVTPLWNFSFPPVMKAYIDSVAVAGKSFKYTDQGPVGLLTDKKALHIQARGGIYSEGPAAEMEMGHRYLKIIMQFFGVPSFEGVFVEGHAAMPDKAQEIKENAIARSKDLASTF
- a CDS encoding histidinol-phosphatase; this encodes MTNSIKFDLHTHHERCGHAIGTIEDYVKQAIEYGLQYIGISDHSPYFYSEDDHLYPTIAMAKSELVPYIEEVLRLKETYEGKIHVLLGMESDFFPDHIEVYRHQFLLHPFDYIIGSVHYVQDISIFKKGRWNGLTSKEQSKLKNEYYELIQKSAKSGVFQILGHIDAMKGFYPAFSSIETDSIEKTLKIISQEDIAIEINTSGKTKECGGWYPADDILERALFYNVKVTFGSDSHTPERIGDEFEQVKKRLKEIGFSEWAYFVNKQRILTPL
- a CDS encoding MBL fold metallo-hydrolase; translation: MKKRIKNISFVFLLGASIVLSLSLFLPSFGQTAEQQTDFKVTLLGTGSPLLSTTRSGPSTLVEVGDEKLLFDAGRGTALQLYKANLLPGSVDKLFLTHLHSDHTIGIPDVWLTGSLPTGGKRDQAFNIWGPKGTEKMMLHMNKAFKADLDARDDSGNGNVEGASIAANDIKEGIVYKRKGIEVMAFKVDHKSIEPAFGYRINYKGHSVVISGDTRYNENLITIAKGADVVIHEVAAAKPDNESETIANILDLHTTPEEAGKVFSQIQPKLAVYSHIVLLGGLTEEKANLLERTKKTYGGTVLVGEDLLSIEIGDKVQVQQPGNEATPGN
- a CDS encoding NAD(P)-dependent oxidoreductase — its product is MNILILGGTGRVGGQLVTYSLQDRHHVTVLVRTPEKIGMNDDNLTIIQGNALNKDDIRRAMHGIDVVFSALNTDGTTTLSASMPLIIDAMENEGIQRIITIGTAGILQSRTTPNTLRYQSRESKQKSTRAAKEHHQVYEMLKQSTLQWTIVCPTYLPDGESVGTYRVEGDFLPENGVEISVPDTAEFAFSQIKSSDYLKSRVGIAY